One part of the Streptomyces ferrugineus genome encodes these proteins:
- a CDS encoding DUF6083 domain-containing protein, translating into MRPNSAASGHHWDGSPRTPHIRRPLQVAATSPSRLLRTGHCSRCRMCGNRIDLYQRTDQRPIALHPTELPVAHIPAPCRWHLSCGIAHPHSDGSAWCRIPHAVLCPHRTAPAQLSSHIEELRRQLAVRSRRLVDTGAFTPPPPPVSTCERSTEKGNPALPVVQLLLGRYLADRPLEEIRCVAQTRKRRRCSQRLLTSRTAAGRWRLLPASPQRGQLALPGMLMAVYDLSRLPYPEQLRWRTQRCPVHATAPGAADLALAGWQVFDPLRHAEHIHTRLPHAAASCQREA; encoded by the coding sequence ATGCGCCCCAACTCCGCCGCTTCCGGCCACCACTGGGACGGCAGCCCCCGCACCCCACACATTCGCCGCCCGCTGCAAGTGGCCGCAACCAGCCCCAGCCGACTGCTGCGCACCGGCCACTGCAGCCGCTGCCGCATGTGCGGCAACCGCATCGACCTTTACCAGCGCACCGATCAGCGGCCCATCGCCCTGCACCCCACCGAACTGCCCGTCGCCCACATCCCCGCCCCCTGCCGCTGGCACCTGAGCTGCGGGATCGCCCACCCACACAGTGACGGCAGCGCATGGTGCCGCATCCCGCACGCCGTCCTGTGTCCGCACCGCACCGCCCCCGCCCAGCTGAGCTCGCACATCGAGGAACTGCGCCGCCAACTCGCCGTGCGCTCCCGCCGGCTTGTCGACACCGGCGCCTTTACCCCGCCGCCCCCGCCCGTGTCCACCTGCGAACGCTCCACCGAGAAGGGAAACCCCGCTCTGCCCGTCGTGCAGTTGCTGCTGGGCCGCTACCTCGCCGACCGGCCGCTCGAGGAGATCCGGTGCGTGGCCCAGACCCGCAAGCGCCGCCGCTGCTCCCAGCGCCTGCTCACCTCCCGCACCGCCGCAGGCCGCTGGAGGCTGCTGCCCGCCAGCCCGCAACGCGGCCAGCTTGCCCTGCCCGGCATGCTGATGGCGGTCTACGACCTCAGCCGCCTGCCCTACCCCGAACAATTGCGCTGGCGCACTCAGCGCTGCCCCGTCCATGCCACGGCTCCCGGTGCGGCCGATCTCGCACTGGCCGGATGGCAGGTCTTCGATCCCCTCCGGCACGCAGAACACATCCACACCCGCCTCCCGCACGCCGCGGCAAGCTGCCAGCGGGAGGCATGA
- a CDS encoding HNH endonuclease, protein MVERHGFVVTVHRAVDLPEHVIPRQVKPHSGGSWELERVALSLHMQTGSAFYYLTDDTWTPTSLVFGAFLGLKQLPDTFASFEAEGETWRWYTEIVRDVDETGHEYTWTAFVCGKQSVPRMWTPAYAARSERLKRESRAAGSYAARMRRLGLEAAVERIDPLAVYERDGWICQICTSAVDRERDWPDMWCPTLDHRVPLTAGGAHTADNVRLAHWICNLHKGDYFPVEA, encoded by the coding sequence ATGGTCGAGCGGCACGGTTTTGTGGTCACCGTCCACCGGGCCGTGGACTTGCCGGAGCACGTCATCCCCCGGCAGGTGAAGCCTCATTCGGGCGGCAGCTGGGAGCTGGAGCGGGTGGCGCTGTCGTTGCACATGCAGACCGGCTCGGCGTTCTACTACCTCACCGATGACACGTGGACCCCCACGTCCTTGGTGTTCGGGGCCTTTCTGGGGCTGAAGCAACTGCCGGACACCTTCGCCTCCTTCGAGGCCGAGGGCGAAACCTGGCGCTGGTACACGGAGATCGTCCGTGATGTGGACGAGACGGGCCACGAGTACACGTGGACGGCGTTCGTGTGCGGGAAGCAGTCCGTGCCGCGGATGTGGACACCGGCCTACGCGGCCCGTTCCGAGCGTCTGAAACGCGAATCGCGTGCCGCCGGCAGCTACGCCGCCAGGATGCGCAGGCTCGGGCTCGAGGCCGCCGTCGAGCGCATCGACCCCCTCGCCGTCTACGAACGGGACGGGTGGATCTGCCAGATCTGCACCAGCGCCGTCGACCGGGAACGCGACTGGCCCGACATGTGGTGCCCGACGCTGGATCACCGCGTCCCGCTGACTGCGGGCGGCGCACACACGGCGGACAACGTGCGGCTCGCGCACTGGATCTGCAACCTGCACAAGGGCGACTACTTCCCGGTCGAAGCGTGA
- a CDS encoding ATP-binding protein, with protein sequence MVINSTGGVRTLDFAHPVVCVYGPIDTGKTTLVDCIKYPLGLPVDWRQVPSERLTSVTVHLRIEGMDIALRRSTIADTGTVELISPYDGKAEELLDVTPQPDSDRRVVGEALLDLLGLSELFAPPTAVALLGNGARLTFAQLYALNYLSQDMVDGTESVRGQANTAQSYKTIVELVLGLIDAEMRVLTARRDDLGQTVSQFKRRTETISEFLTGSAAELEEELTRSRSEERDTLTALEELKGRMRAVTTFADPLRQRVAALEGTHSRAREEEKAAQAALSLAQRAIQRAQQPGTDPVLHCPSCRQALTGRVVPEGACALCLSELDPGVRDAVVQAAEAALATAQQRAIEAAKTAGEAQDALAQARAELEERTRLEIGPLAGQIEQLSAAHAGARTRTGMLERQLDPHRRLLELQRALRTAEEELRGVREDIKTRKNLLSGRQTTLAEIEEQFSAIIDGLSLPNEPGARIDHNSLLPKVRAGKLTKVGHGVRTAINVAYRMTFLSHALVTGATDLPSLLIIDSPRKNVGYGDEDQQLIARLYAHFLDHIAGARSHTPHARPHQVIIVDNDLPSLPPHLRRQMHTIELTRDNPLVP encoded by the coding sequence GTGGTCATCAACTCCACTGGCGGGGTACGCACCCTCGACTTCGCCCATCCGGTGGTGTGTGTCTATGGCCCCATCGACACAGGCAAGACCACACTGGTCGACTGCATCAAGTACCCGCTGGGTCTTCCAGTGGACTGGCGGCAGGTGCCCTCGGAGCGGCTGACGTCCGTCACGGTGCACCTGCGGATCGAAGGCATGGACATCGCCTTGCGACGCTCCACGATCGCCGACACCGGAACCGTCGAACTGATCAGCCCCTACGACGGAAAAGCCGAAGAACTTCTCGACGTCACTCCGCAGCCGGACAGCGACCGGCGCGTCGTGGGCGAGGCGCTGCTGGACCTGCTGGGCCTGTCCGAGCTGTTTGCCCCACCCACCGCCGTCGCACTGCTCGGCAACGGCGCCCGCCTTACCTTCGCCCAGCTCTACGCCTTGAACTATCTTTCCCAGGACATGGTCGATGGTACGGAGTCCGTCCGCGGACAGGCCAACACCGCACAGTCCTACAAGACGATCGTCGAGCTCGTGCTCGGGCTCATCGACGCGGAGATGCGGGTGCTCACCGCCCGCCGCGACGACCTGGGCCAGACCGTGAGCCAGTTCAAACGCCGCACCGAGACGATCAGCGAATTCCTGACCGGGAGCGCGGCGGAACTGGAGGAGGAGCTGACTCGCTCCCGGAGCGAAGAACGGGACACGCTGACGGCCCTGGAGGAACTCAAGGGACGCATGCGGGCCGTGACCACCTTCGCCGATCCGCTGCGCCAGCGCGTCGCCGCCCTGGAAGGAACGCACTCCCGGGCCCGGGAAGAGGAGAAAGCGGCCCAGGCCGCCCTCTCCTTGGCCCAGCGGGCCATCCAGCGTGCGCAGCAGCCGGGCACCGACCCCGTGCTGCACTGTCCCTCCTGCAGGCAGGCGCTGACCGGCCGGGTCGTCCCCGAGGGGGCCTGTGCTCTGTGCCTGTCTGAACTGGATCCCGGTGTGCGGGACGCAGTGGTGCAGGCAGCCGAAGCCGCGCTGGCCACGGCCCAGCAGCGGGCAATCGAGGCGGCCAAGACGGCCGGTGAGGCCCAGGATGCTCTCGCCCAGGCACGAGCGGAGCTGGAGGAGCGAACCCGCCTGGAGATCGGGCCTCTGGCCGGACAGATCGAACAACTCTCGGCCGCCCATGCCGGCGCCCGCACCCGGACCGGCATGCTTGAGCGGCAGCTCGACCCGCATCGGCGGCTGCTCGAACTGCAGCGGGCGCTGCGCACGGCCGAAGAAGAACTGCGCGGCGTGCGCGAGGACATCAAGACGCGCAAGAACCTCCTGTCCGGACGCCAGACCACCCTGGCCGAGATCGAGGAGCAGTTCTCAGCCATCATCGACGGGCTGTCGCTGCCCAACGAGCCCGGCGCACGGATCGATCACAACTCGCTCCTGCCGAAGGTCAGGGCGGGCAAACTCACCAAGGTCGGCCACGGCGTCCGCACCGCGATCAACGTGGCCTACCGGATGACGTTCCTCAGCCACGCGCTGGTCACCGGAGCCACCGATCTTCCCTCCCTACTGATCATCGACTCGCCGCGCAAGAACGTCGGGTACGGCGACGAGGACCAGCAGCTGATCGCACGCCTTTACGCGCACTTCCTCGATCACATCGCCGGTGCTCGCAGCCACACACCGCACGCACGCCCGCACCAGGTCATCATCGTCGACAACGACCTGCCCTCCCTGCCTCCGCATCTGCGCCGCCAGATGCACACCATCGAGCTCACCCGGGACAATCCGCTGGTGCCCTGA
- a CDS encoding UvrD-helicase domain-containing protein produces the protein MKATDEQTAAADAFHTGDHVSLQAGAGTGKTTTLALLAHSTTRRGRYLAYNRAIAQDATVRFPKSVRCKTAHALAYAAVGHRYTARLNAPRRPAWQSGQALGITKTVRIGERDLSPKALSYATLRTVARFCHTADEAITRHHVPRLRGLEDGDLHTQLAAHIVPFAHKAWADLQHPDDGSVRFDHDHYLKLWALTRPTIDTDFLLLDEAQDTNPVVEQVFLAQRGHAQLVMVGDSAQAIYHWRGARDVMTGFDGTRLALSQSFRFGPRLADEANRWLAIADAPIRLTGTPAVPTELGPVLRPDAVLCRTNVGAMAQAMELMAAGHRVGLVGGGDSLRALALAAQDLKEGRRTTHPELVLFPSWGELQDYAAHDPAGRDLRPFVDLVDTHGTDAILAAVARLAPERQAEVTVSTAHKAKGREWAHVKIADDFTPPKDSDQRDDTGRPVPGPIDDSEARLAYVAVTRARHRLDIGGLSWIHDHPDGSPGTPVHTEQNAHPTPAVDRAPATSAASRAQPCAEPG, from the coding sequence GTGAAAGCGACCGACGAACAGACCGCCGCAGCCGACGCCTTCCACACAGGTGACCATGTATCCCTGCAGGCCGGTGCCGGGACCGGCAAGACCACCACCCTGGCCCTGCTCGCTCACAGCACCACACGCCGGGGCCGCTACCTCGCCTACAACCGGGCCATCGCGCAGGACGCCACCGTCCGTTTCCCGAAAAGCGTCCGGTGCAAGACCGCCCATGCCCTGGCCTACGCCGCCGTCGGCCACCGCTACACGGCCCGCCTGAATGCGCCGCGCCGTCCGGCCTGGCAGTCCGGACAGGCCCTCGGCATCACCAAAACAGTCCGTATCGGCGAACGCGACCTCTCCCCGAAGGCCCTCTCCTACGCGACCCTGCGCACCGTGGCCCGCTTCTGCCACACCGCGGACGAGGCCATCACCCGCCACCACGTCCCCCGCCTGCGCGGCCTGGAGGACGGCGACCTGCACACCCAACTCGCCGCCCATATCGTGCCGTTCGCCCACAAGGCCTGGGCCGACTTGCAGCACCCGGACGACGGCTCGGTCCGCTTCGACCACGACCACTACCTCAAGCTCTGGGCCCTCACGAGGCCGACGATCGATACCGACTTCCTCCTGCTGGACGAGGCCCAGGACACCAACCCCGTCGTCGAACAGGTCTTCCTCGCCCAGCGCGGCCACGCCCAGCTGGTGATGGTGGGCGACTCCGCCCAGGCCATCTACCACTGGCGCGGTGCCAGAGACGTCATGACGGGCTTCGACGGCACCCGGCTGGCCCTGTCGCAGTCCTTCCGCTTCGGCCCGCGGCTCGCCGACGAGGCCAACCGCTGGCTGGCCATCGCCGATGCCCCGATCCGGCTGACCGGCACCCCAGCGGTACCCACCGAACTCGGCCCGGTCCTCCGGCCCGACGCGGTGCTGTGCCGCACCAACGTCGGCGCCATGGCCCAGGCCATGGAACTGATGGCCGCCGGACACCGGGTCGGGCTGGTCGGGGGAGGAGACAGCCTGCGCGCTCTGGCTTTGGCCGCCCAGGACCTCAAGGAAGGACGCCGCACCACCCACCCCGAACTGGTCCTGTTCCCCTCCTGGGGCGAACTGCAGGACTATGCCGCCCACGACCCGGCCGGGCGCGACCTGCGGCCCTTCGTCGACCTGGTCGACACCCACGGTACGGACGCCATCCTGGCCGCCGTCGCTCGACTCGCCCCCGAACGTCAGGCCGAGGTGACCGTCTCGACCGCCCACAAGGCCAAGGGCCGGGAATGGGCCCATGTGAAGATCGCCGACGACTTCACCCCGCCCAAGGACAGCGATCAGCGCGACGACACCGGCCGCCCAGTACCCGGCCCCATCGACGACAGCGAGGCCCGCCTCGCCTACGTCGCCGTCACCCGCGCTCGCCACCGACTCGATATCGGCGGCCTGTCCTGGATCCACGACCATCCCGATGGATCCCCCGGCACGCCCGTGCATACCGAGCAGAATGCCCACCCCACCCCGGCGGTGGACCGAGCACCAGCCACTTCTGCCGCATCCCGGGCCCAGCCCTGTGCCGAGCCTGGATGA
- a CDS encoding MFS transporter — protein sequence MTQQTAGRTGAPARDPWRYRWIVLGIATFTQAASGFFVGGIGALGVHLQSALDLSTAQLGLLISAAQLMPLAGLLVAGELLDRYSERWVVGVGAGVVALALGAGSLASGYTALLVALLVVGTGYSSVQPGGSKSVASWFDASQRGFAMGIRQAGLPLGAALASAVLPLVAEEFGWRATLLTGALVALLGAGLFTACYRRPPALPAPQDKEPSDPLAAQLRARLRMLREPSTVKIMLSGTSLISVQYGVGILTVLHLHRVSSVGAGQAALILVASQGAGVAGRICLAAWSDRSSSGRYAIVLVCMVAVIAGLAVLMTPAGRAPVVASGVFVWLGFFGFGWYGPWVAYVTEAAPPGKTGFALGLAMSVNQIAIVTVPPVLGLLVDLNSSFTPAWALLFLLTAVALAVTAVAERRTC from the coding sequence ATGACACAACAAACCGCCGGACGCACCGGAGCCCCGGCCCGCGACCCGTGGCGCTATCGCTGGATCGTGCTAGGCATTGCCACCTTCACCCAAGCCGCGTCCGGGTTCTTCGTCGGCGGCATCGGAGCGCTCGGCGTCCACCTGCAAAGCGCCCTGGACCTGAGCACGGCGCAGCTGGGTCTGCTGATCTCGGCGGCCCAGCTCATGCCACTGGCCGGGCTGCTGGTGGCCGGCGAGCTACTGGACCGCTACAGCGAGCGCTGGGTGGTCGGGGTCGGGGCCGGCGTGGTGGCGCTGGCTCTGGGCGCCGGGAGCCTGGCGTCGGGATACACCGCCCTGCTGGTCGCACTGCTGGTGGTCGGCACGGGATACAGCAGCGTCCAGCCGGGCGGGAGCAAGTCGGTGGCCTCCTGGTTCGACGCGTCACAGCGCGGTTTCGCGATGGGTATCCGGCAGGCCGGGCTGCCGCTGGGGGCGGCGCTCGCCTCGGCCGTGCTCCCGCTCGTCGCCGAGGAGTTCGGCTGGCGGGCGACACTGCTGACCGGCGCCCTGGTCGCGCTGCTGGGAGCCGGTCTCTTCACGGCCTGCTACCGTCGGCCGCCCGCACTGCCCGCCCCGCAGGACAAGGAACCGTCGGACCCACTCGCGGCACAGCTGCGCGCCCGGCTACGAATGCTCCGTGAACCGTCCACGGTGAAGATCATGCTGTCGGGGACCAGCCTGATCTCGGTGCAGTACGGCGTGGGCATCCTGACAGTGCTCCACCTCCACCGGGTGTCGTCGGTCGGCGCCGGGCAGGCGGCCCTGATCCTGGTGGCATCCCAGGGTGCGGGCGTTGCGGGCCGGATATGCCTGGCGGCCTGGAGCGACCGGAGCAGTTCGGGGCGCTATGCCATCGTGCTGGTCTGCATGGTCGCCGTGATCGCCGGGCTGGCCGTGCTGATGACACCGGCCGGGCGGGCACCGGTCGTCGCTTCCGGCGTCTTCGTCTGGCTCGGCTTCTTCGGATTCGGCTGGTACGGCCCGTGGGTCGCCTACGTCACCGAAGCGGCCCCACCGGGCAAGACCGGCTTCGCCCTGGGGCTGGCCATGTCCGTCAACCAGATCGCCATCGTCACGGTGCCGCCCGTGCTCGGCCTGCTGGTCGACCTCAACAGCAGCTTCACCCCAGCCTGGGCACTGCTGTTCCTGCTGACCGCCGTCGCCCTGGCGGTCACAGCCGTCGCGGAACGCCGCACATGCTGA
- a CDS encoding DUF4333 domain-containing protein — protein MQRNKFAVGVIGGATAVVALGGLGTYLLSGTESTSRLDEHSTASVNGHKALASRIVEGRTESKYHPLPWVGSKVTGVTCPTGLKAVTGATITCTGKRNDSEVVRIPVRVTRADAKSVTWKFER, from the coding sequence ATGCAGCGCAACAAGTTCGCCGTCGGCGTCATCGGCGGGGCGACCGCCGTGGTCGCGCTCGGCGGCCTCGGCACCTATCTGCTCTCCGGCACCGAGTCGACCAGCCGCCTGGACGAGCACAGCACGGCGTCGGTGAACGGCCACAAGGCCCTCGCGTCGAGGATCGTCGAGGGCCGCACCGAGAGCAAGTACCACCCGCTGCCCTGGGTCGGCAGCAAGGTCACCGGCGTCACCTGCCCGACCGGTCTCAAGGCCGTGACCGGCGCGACCATCACCTGCACCGGCAAGAGGAACGACAGCGAGGTCGTCCGCATCCCCGTCCGGGTGACCAGGGCCGACGCCAAGAGCGTCACCTGGAAGTTCGAGCGCTGA
- a CDS encoding cysteine hydrolase family protein, producing the protein MQTGIARNAALVVVDVQKGFDEEAFWGPRNNLAADENIAVLIAAWQETDRPVVFVRHDSLKLESPLRPGYEGNDFKEYVQARRGLGSGPELLVTKTVNSAFYGTPDLDAWFKEAGITQFVVAGIQTNMCAETTARMGGNLGYQVLFPLDATHTFDLTGPFGWRQSADELATASATSLHGGGFAKVVTTADLLTAVQE; encoded by the coding sequence ATGCAGACGGGCATTGCGCGGAACGCGGCACTGGTCGTCGTCGACGTCCAGAAGGGCTTCGATGAGGAGGCGTTCTGGGGGCCGCGCAACAACCTGGCCGCCGATGAGAACATCGCTGTGCTGATCGCCGCCTGGCAGGAGACGGACCGGCCCGTCGTCTTCGTACGCCATGACTCACTCAAGCTCGAATCACCGCTGCGGCCCGGCTACGAGGGCAACGACTTCAAGGAGTACGTGCAGGCACGGCGCGGCCTCGGCAGCGGGCCGGAACTGCTCGTCACGAAGACCGTGAACTCGGCGTTCTATGGAACTCCCGACCTGGACGCCTGGTTCAAGGAGGCGGGGATCACCCAGTTCGTGGTGGCCGGGATCCAGACCAACATGTGCGCGGAGACCACGGCCCGGATGGGTGGCAACCTCGGCTACCAGGTGCTGTTCCCGCTCGACGCCACGCACACCTTCGACCTGACGGGCCCGTTCGGCTGGCGGCAGTCGGCCGACGAACTGGCCACGGCGTCCGCGACCTCCCTGCACGGGGGCGGCTTTGCGAAGGTCGTGACGACAGCGGACCTGCTGACTGCCGTCCAGGAGTAG
- a CDS encoding helix-turn-helix transcriptional regulator, translated as MTILPPDPDLTALRVTLARLRRERGWTFDELAERSGLARRTLIDLEHGRTTGTITTWHTLAHIFDVPIEDLLGTLCEDHTPAGSKDS; from the coding sequence GTGACGATCTTGCCGCCCGACCCCGACCTCACCGCGCTGCGCGTCACGCTCGCACGGCTGAGGCGCGAGCGCGGGTGGACCTTCGATGAACTCGCCGAGCGCAGCGGCCTGGCCCGGCGCACCCTCATCGACCTCGAACACGGCCGCACCACCGGCACCATCACCACCTGGCACACTCTCGCCCACATCTTCGACGTCCCGATCGAAGACCTGCTGGGAACTCTCTGTGAGGACCACACCCCGGCCGGGTCGAAGGACTCCTGA
- a CDS encoding sensor histidine kinase, whose amino-acid sequence MKSVSARGCARGVAFGLLLAAAVVDVVLYAGSDGARVLPMASPVWQTLAVVLVGLAALLWPAGRRPEWLTPQARTTVPALASLLLTAASLLVQGPVVFGPGEIMILLSLLFIAVRHCPPRWALACGALDACALLTLPVRGDVTLSSDVMGLELIGLLLVGLVAGLAGYLRSMDYRRTVAVSETRRGERLAIAADLHDFVAHHVTGILVQTQVARMMADSRPQELDPVLAGIERAATEALASMRRTVGVLRNTGPEAAGHRPVGDLAGIAELIEGFALPGQHVVLRRDPAVSDDLPHEVQAAAFRVVQEALTNVRRHAADATRIEVSLRDDAGRLEVTVADDGRGGTQLPAAAHGGGFGLVGLKERVTALGGELHTGPRSGGGWLVRAGFRR is encoded by the coding sequence ATGAAGTCTGTTTCCGCCAGGGGCTGCGCCCGTGGCGTCGCCTTCGGCCTCCTGCTGGCCGCTGCCGTCGTCGACGTTGTTCTCTACGCGGGCTCCGACGGAGCCCGCGTGCTGCCGATGGCAAGTCCCGTCTGGCAGACCCTGGCCGTGGTGCTCGTCGGCCTGGCCGCATTGCTGTGGCCGGCCGGGCGGCGGCCCGAGTGGCTCACACCGCAGGCACGCACCACCGTGCCCGCTCTCGCCTCGCTCCTCCTCACAGCCGCGTCACTGCTGGTCCAAGGGCCGGTCGTGTTCGGCCCGGGCGAGATCATGATCCTGCTGAGCCTGCTGTTCATCGCCGTACGGCACTGCCCGCCGCGCTGGGCCCTGGCATGCGGCGCCCTCGACGCGTGCGCGCTGCTCACACTGCCGGTGCGCGGCGATGTGACGCTGAGCAGTGACGTGATGGGCCTGGAGCTGATCGGTCTGCTGCTGGTCGGCCTCGTCGCCGGGCTCGCGGGATATCTGCGCTCGATGGACTACCGGCGCACCGTCGCCGTCAGCGAGACCCGCCGCGGCGAACGTCTGGCCATCGCCGCCGACCTGCACGACTTCGTCGCCCACCACGTGACCGGCATCCTCGTGCAGACGCAGGTGGCCCGCATGATGGCCGACTCCCGGCCACAGGAACTGGACCCCGTCCTGGCCGGCATCGAGCGGGCCGCGACCGAGGCGCTGGCCTCGATGCGCCGCACGGTCGGCGTACTGCGGAACACCGGCCCCGAGGCGGCCGGCCACCGCCCGGTCGGCGACCTCGCGGGCATCGCCGAACTGATCGAGGGCTTCGCGCTGCCGGGCCAGCACGTCGTCCTGCGCCGGGACCCCGCCGTGTCCGACGACCTCCCCCACGAGGTGCAGGCCGCGGCCTTCCGGGTCGTCCAGGAGGCCCTGACCAACGTCCGTCGGCACGCGGCCGACGCCACCCGCATCGAGGTCTCCCTGCGCGACGACGCCGGCCGCCTGGAGGTGACCGTGGCCGACGACGGCCGCGGCGGCACCCAACTCCCGGCGGCCGCCCACGGCGGCGGCTTCGGCCTCGTTGGTCTCAAAGAACGGGTCACCGCACTGGGCGGAGAACTGCACACCGGGCCACGCAGCGGCGGTGGGTGGCTGGTGCGAGCAGGTTTCCGGCGTTGA
- a CDS encoding CGNR zinc finger domain-containing protein, with protein MHLNPYGEDAVNLAADLANRRPESAGELADRCRAAGLMLERPVTADDLGRAEAALDAWERIVDAAGEQERADLLNRMLAEAAAYPRLTSHPGTGWHLHYRDAEQPLGSVLFTLFAVGTALHLAGRGMHRLRRCEVIECDKALADTSRTGRQRYCSQRCANRDAVRRHRARAAGCA; from the coding sequence ATGCATCTCAACCCTTACGGCGAGGATGCGGTGAACCTGGCCGCGGACTTGGCCAACCGCCGGCCTGAGAGCGCGGGTGAGCTGGCAGACCGCTGCCGCGCCGCCGGGCTCATGCTGGAGCGCCCGGTGACAGCGGACGATCTCGGCCGCGCCGAGGCCGCACTGGACGCCTGGGAGAGGATCGTCGACGCCGCCGGGGAGCAGGAGCGCGCCGATCTGCTGAACCGGATGCTGGCCGAGGCTGCCGCCTACCCGCGGCTGACCTCCCACCCCGGTACCGGCTGGCATCTGCATTACCGGGACGCGGAACAGCCGCTCGGTTCCGTCCTGTTCACGCTGTTCGCGGTCGGTACCGCACTACATCTGGCGGGCCGGGGCATGCACCGACTGCGCCGCTGCGAGGTGATCGAGTGCGACAAGGCCCTCGCCGACACCTCACGCACCGGACGGCAGCGCTACTGCTCCCAACGCTGCGCCAATCGCGACGCCGTCCGCAGGCACCGGGCGCGAGCCGCGGGCTGCGCCTAA
- a CDS encoding IS256 family transposase — protein sequence MALSQSELMRLLESLRRADGVEAIRVVCERILQELIEAEATEAIGAAPREHSQTRTTWRNGHRERLLTTQAGDLDLKIPKVRTGSFFPSLLERRRRIDRALFAVVMEAYVHGVSTRSVDDLVKALGADSGISKSEVSRICGELDEELTAFKERPLDHTVFPYVFLDATYCKARVNHRIASQAVVIATGISATGHREILGLMVGDSESKPFWTKFLRSLRARGLENVQLVISDSHSGLVAAIRTVFLGAAWQRCRVHFVRDVFSVIEKGSGEMVAATIRTIFAQTTGEQVRTQLDVVADMLGRQFPQVKKMLLDAATDITAFADFPPAHWKKIWSTNPLERLNREIKRRADVVQVFPNPAALDRLAAAVLAELHDEWQVFDRRYLSEASMAELFATKRTEPEPQITPQPEPKQLP from the coding sequence ATGGCCTTGTCCCAGTCTGAGCTGATGCGGCTGCTGGAGTCACTACGTCGGGCCGACGGAGTTGAAGCAATCAGGGTGGTGTGTGAGCGCATCCTGCAGGAACTCATCGAGGCCGAGGCGACTGAGGCCATTGGGGCTGCCCCGCGTGAGCACTCGCAGACGCGCACTACATGGCGCAACGGACACCGCGAGAGGCTGCTGACTACGCAGGCCGGCGATCTGGATCTGAAGATTCCCAAGGTGCGGACCGGGTCGTTCTTCCCCTCGCTGCTGGAGCGGCGCCGGCGCATTGACCGGGCGCTGTTCGCCGTGGTGATGGAGGCATACGTGCACGGGGTCTCGACCCGCTCGGTCGACGACCTGGTCAAAGCACTCGGTGCGGACAGCGGGATCTCCAAGTCCGAGGTCTCCCGGATCTGCGGCGAACTCGACGAGGAACTGACCGCGTTCAAGGAACGGCCACTGGATCACACCGTCTTCCCCTACGTCTTCCTGGACGCGACCTACTGCAAGGCGAGGGTCAACCATCGGATCGCCTCGCAGGCCGTGGTCATCGCGACCGGGATCTCCGCCACCGGGCACCGCGAGATTCTCGGCCTGATGGTCGGCGACAGCGAGTCGAAGCCGTTCTGGACGAAGTTCCTGCGGTCCTTACGCGCCCGTGGCCTGGAGAACGTCCAGCTGGTGATCTCCGACAGCCACAGCGGTCTGGTGGCCGCGATCCGCACGGTCTTCCTCGGCGCGGCCTGGCAAAGGTGCCGAGTTCACTTCGTCCGCGACGTCTTCAGCGTGATCGAGAAGGGCTCAGGGGAGATGGTCGCTGCCACCATCCGCACCATCTTCGCGCAGACCACCGGCGAGCAGGTGCGCACCCAGCTGGACGTGGTGGCCGACATGCTCGGACGGCAGTTCCCGCAGGTCAAGAAGATGCTGCTGGATGCGGCGACGGACATCACCGCGTTCGCGGACTTCCCGCCGGCGCACTGGAAGAAGATCTGGTCGACCAACCCGCTGGAGCGGCTGAACCGGGAGATCAAACGACGGGCCGACGTCGTCCAGGTCTTCCCCAACCCCGCCGCCCTGGACCGACTCGCCGCCGCGGTCCTGGCCGAACTCCACGACGAATGGCAGGTCTTCGACCGCCGCTACCTCTCCGAAGCCTCCATGGCCGAGCTCTTCGCCACCAAACGAACCGAACCCGAACCGCAGATCACCCCACAACCGGAACCGAAACAACTGCCGTGA